One stretch of Burkholderia oklahomensis C6786 DNA includes these proteins:
- a CDS encoding pyridoxamine 5'-phosphate oxidase family protein has product MTSTAADSSPTAPTARTRLRRVAYRGHYDRATLEAILDDAYVCHVAFADESGVHCIPTACWREDDHLYIHGSNGSRMLKLAAAGAQVCVTVTHLDGLVLARSAFNHSMNYRSAVIYGEFEVVPDSHKAAVLDTFVERIAPGRSREARPGDANELAATTVMRIALDEAATKIRTGGPKDDEADLGLPVWAGVLPMREAHFAPITDAAPAGVPDYVRRWQDSVPLGETEDEEARRVAVR; this is encoded by the coding sequence ATGACCTCGACCGCAGCCGATTCTTCGCCCACCGCACCGACCGCGCGCACCCGCTTGCGCCGCGTCGCCTATCGCGGCCACTACGACCGCGCAACCCTCGAAGCGATTCTCGACGACGCCTACGTGTGTCACGTCGCGTTCGCCGACGAGTCGGGCGTGCATTGCATCCCGACCGCGTGCTGGCGCGAGGACGATCATCTGTACATCCACGGCTCGAACGGCAGCCGGATGCTGAAGCTCGCGGCAGCGGGCGCGCAGGTGTGCGTGACGGTCACGCATCTCGACGGCCTCGTGCTCGCGCGCTCGGCGTTCAATCATTCGATGAACTATCGATCGGCGGTGATCTACGGCGAGTTCGAGGTCGTGCCCGATTCGCACAAGGCGGCCGTGCTCGACACGTTCGTCGAGCGGATCGCGCCGGGCCGCAGCCGCGAAGCGCGGCCGGGCGACGCGAACGAGCTCGCGGCGACGACCGTGATGCGCATCGCGCTCGACGAAGCCGCGACGAAGATCCGCACGGGCGGCCCGAAGGACGACGAAGCGGATCTCGGCTTGCCGGTGTGGGCGGGCGTGCTGCCGATGCGCGAAGCGCACTTCGCGCCGATCACCGATGCCGCGCCCGCCGGCGTGCCCGATTACGTGCGGCGCTGGCAGGACTCGGTGCCGCTCGGCGAGACGGAGGACGAAGAGGCGAGGCGGGTCGCGGTGCGTTGA
- a CDS encoding heavy metal sensor histidine kinase codes for MTRSISRRLSVLFGAASLFVFTLVGVGLFAMMERQLFAELRATLDTRTKIAAMIVSHGTSPARFKITQDKLADLEPPDGSTRYHVDSADPAFRFGKPVEGEPDGPAADGFLRLRPPGSEYDVMTKTVVLPASGERPTLTLVVSTACERTQKMLRHIMMTLAALIAAATLATLLLSRAVTRLGLAPLARLSREAASLGPANRRQRLRTDALPRELHDLATSFNGALERIEHAHERLESFNADVAHELRTPVSILIGQTQVALARERSADRLRETLESNLEEFERLRIIVNDMLFLARCDRGERATDLADVSLAAEVTRMLAFLEMSFDDAQLRPALAGDARASVDPSLFGRAMTNLLVNAIQHTRPDNMIRVTIAPRGETVEIAVSNPGEPIDAAARAHLFERFYRIEEARANSDENHGLGLSIVKAVAEMHGGTVFVTCADGWNTIGFSVAARPADAEPQARDVRATATRRPTLKAT; via the coding sequence ATGACGCGCTCGATTTCGCGGCGGCTGTCGGTCCTGTTCGGCGCCGCGTCGCTGTTCGTCTTCACGCTCGTCGGCGTCGGCCTGTTCGCGATGATGGAGCGGCAGCTTTTCGCCGAGCTGCGCGCGACGCTCGACACGCGCACGAAGATCGCCGCGATGATCGTGTCGCACGGCACGTCGCCCGCGCGCTTCAAGATCACGCAGGACAAGCTCGCGGATCTCGAGCCGCCCGACGGCTCGACCCGCTATCACGTCGACAGCGCCGATCCCGCGTTCCGTTTCGGCAAGCCGGTCGAAGGCGAGCCCGACGGCCCGGCCGCCGACGGCTTCCTGCGGCTGCGCCCGCCCGGCAGCGAGTACGACGTGATGACGAAGACCGTCGTGCTGCCCGCGAGCGGCGAGCGGCCGACGCTCACGCTCGTCGTGTCGACCGCGTGCGAGCGCACGCAGAAGATGCTGCGGCACATCATGATGACGCTCGCCGCGCTGATCGCCGCCGCGACGCTCGCGACGCTGCTGCTGAGCCGCGCGGTCACGCGTCTGGGGCTCGCGCCGCTCGCGCGGCTGTCTCGCGAGGCGGCGTCGCTCGGCCCCGCGAACCGGCGGCAGCGGCTGCGCACCGACGCGCTGCCGCGCGAGCTGCACGATCTCGCGACGTCGTTCAACGGCGCACTCGAGCGAATCGAGCACGCGCACGAGCGGCTCGAATCGTTCAACGCGGACGTCGCGCACGAGCTGCGCACGCCCGTCAGCATCCTGATCGGCCAGACGCAGGTCGCGCTCGCGCGCGAGCGCTCGGCCGACCGGCTGCGCGAGACGCTCGAATCGAATCTCGAGGAGTTCGAACGGCTGCGGATCATCGTCAACGACATGCTGTTCCTCGCGCGCTGCGACCGCGGCGAGCGCGCGACCGATCTCGCCGACGTGTCGCTCGCGGCCGAGGTCACGCGCATGCTCGCGTTCCTCGAGATGTCGTTCGACGACGCGCAATTGCGCCCGGCGCTCGCGGGCGATGCGCGCGCAAGCGTCGACCCGTCGCTGTTCGGCCGCGCGATGACGAACCTGCTGGTCAACGCGATCCAGCACACGCGGCCGGACAACATGATCCGCGTGACGATCGCGCCGCGCGGCGAGACGGTCGAGATCGCGGTATCGAATCCGGGCGAGCCGATCGACGCCGCCGCGCGCGCGCATCTGTTCGAGCGCTTCTACCGGATCGAGGAAGCGCGCGCGAACAGCGACGAGAACCACGGACTGGGGCTTTCGATCGTGAAGGCGGTCGCCGAGATGCACGGCGGCACCGTGTTCGTCACGTGCGCGGACGGATGGAACACGATCGGGTTCTCGGTCGCCGCGCGGCCGGCCGACGCCGAGCCGCAGGCGCGCGACGTGCGTGCGACGGCCACGCGGCGACCGACGCTGAAGGCGACTTGA